The Achromobacter spanius genome includes the window GAAGCACACACTGAATACGCAATTGGCCGCGGGCGCCGTGCTGGCCCCCGGCATCTATGATGCCCTGTCGGCGCTCATCGCCGAGCAAGCGGGCTTTGACGCGCTGTACCTGTCGGGCGCGTCCATCGCCTACACGCGGCTGGGGCGCTCGGACATCGGCCTGACCACGTACTCGGAAGTCGAGGACACGCTGGCGCGGATCACCGAGCGCGTGGCCACGCCGGTCATCGTGGACGCCGACACGGGCTTTGGCAATGCGCTGAACACGCAGCGCACGGTGCGCGGTTTTGAACGCGCGGGAGCCGCGATGATCCAGTTGGAAGACCAGACCTTTCCCAAGCGCTGCGGCCACCTGGATGGCAAGACGGTGATACCCGCCGCCGAAATGTGCGGCAAGCTGCGAGCGGCAGTGGATGCGCGCGTTGATGCGTCCACGCTGATCCTGGCGCGTACCGATGCGGTGGCCGTCGACGGCCTGGAAGCCGCGCTGGACCGCGCCGAAGCCTATCTGGAAGCCGGCGCGGACGCGCTATTCATCGAAGCGCTGCGCACGCCCGAACAGATGCAGGCGGCCTGCGCGCGCTTCGCCGCCCGCGTGCCGCTGCTGGCCAATATGGTGGAAGGCGGCAAGACCCCCGTGCAAAGCGCCGACGCCTTGACTGCCTTGGGCTTTCGCATCGTCATCTTTCCTGGCGGCACCGCGCGCGCCGTGGCGCACACCTTGCAAGGCTATTACGGCAGCCTGCGCCAACACGGCACAACCGCGCCGTGGCAGGGGAAGATGCTGGATTTCGACGGCTTGAACACGGTGATCGGCACGCCGGAATTGCTGGAGCAAGGGCGGCGGTACGAGGGGTAGAAGGCGGAGATAGATGCGGGGGTAGGCGTCTATAACCGACGCCCAGCTCACGCCAGGCCTCGGCCGCCTTGGGTCAACGTGGCGGTACGCCCCGGTTGAGCTGCTGCTGCATCATTTGCTCCATCATCATTTGCTGCATGCCCATGTATTGATCCCGCATGTATTGGCGTTCCCTGATCTGCTCGGGGCTCAGGTTCGAGTAGTTTCCTCGCATCGCATTCCAACCCATCTGCCCGCGTCCGCCATGATGCGGGCCGCCGGCACCCATGGTCCCGCAGCAGCCCATCGTGCCACCTCTCCAAAATTGGCCCATCATCCCCATGGTTGTCTGCATCAAGGCTTGATGCTCCTGAAGCAGTTTCCGACGTTCGTTCGGGTCGGTTGTCTTTTGTATCTGATTCATGGTCTGCTGCATTTTCTCCATGTTGTCTCTGACCTCCGCGGCTTTCTTGTCAAACTGCTGCGGGTTGTCGACGGGCTGTTCAGCCGACTGAGCGGGAGCGGGCGGCGCGGTCTGCGCGACAGCGGTCGTCAAGGCGGGGGCCAGCACGGCGACGAATGCCAGTGCGGCCAGATTGCGGATCTTCATGGTCAATCTCCACGTGGTTGGCACCTTAGACTGCCAGGCAAATCAAGAGGATTTGCAGAGTCAGCGTAGATCCGCCAAGACGATGGGACTTGACCATAGTCAACATATGCCCATCAGGCCGCATGCAGCCTGGCATCCTGGAATTTGTGAACGGCCTCTTCAAGCGTTTGGAACAGGCCGTCCGTGCCCAAGGTTTCGCCTAGCGGTGACCGTCTTACCGTGGCCAGTACGCCGGGGGTAAGGTTCGCCAGCCAAAGCTGCACACCGTCCCGTCTTAATCGGCGTTCCGCATCGCTCATCATTTTCAGCGCGGTGTATTCGATATCGAAAACGCTTCCCATATCAAGCACGACCACCTTCGGCCGTGTGGCGGTGATCAACTGGTTGATCTTCTGGCCGATATTGTCTGCATTCACAAAGAAGACGCGTCCCTCTGGCCGAAGCAGCAAGATGCCTTCAAGCACCTCATCGTCCGGATGGTCCGGGGACGCAGGGCGGAACAGGTTCGTGTTCGGTTTACGCAGCAGCCGATGCAAGGGCGGGTTGGAAACCTGGTGGGCAAGGGCGATAAGCGACACGATGATGGCCACGAGTATCCCTTGCAGCGTGCCCAGCAGCACGACACCGGCAAGCGCCACCAAGGCCCAGATAAGCTCTGTGCGCCGCACTCTGGCAATCGCACGGAACTCAGCCGGGTCGAACAGGCCAACCGAGTAAATGATGACCACCGCCGCCAGGGTGGCGTGCGGCATGGCGCCAATCAAAGGCGCCAGCAGCAGCATGACGCCCAGCGTGACCCCCGCGGTGACGCACTCGGCGGCCTGGGTGCGCGCGCCGGCGCGCCGATTCACCGCGGTTTGTGACGTCCCGCCGCCCGCCGGCATGGCGCCGAAGAACGCGCCGCCCGCGTTCGAAAATCCCGTGGCCAACAATTCCCGATTGGCGTTCGGCAGGGCCTCGCCCGCTTTCGCGAAGGCGCGTCCAGCGGCGATCGTTTCCGTGAAACTCATCAAGGCGATTCCCAGCGCCATGGGCCAAAGCTCACCCAGCAACGACGCGTCCGGCAGGGTCAACGACGGTAAGCCCGTGGGCACGTGGCCCACCGTTTGCACGCCAAGATCACCCAGTCCGAACATGCTGGTTGCCGCGATGGCAATCGCAACCGTGACCAACGGCGCCGGCACGCGCGGCATGAATCGTTCCAGGACGAGGAGCAGTCCCAAGGTGATCGCGCCGACGGCGGTGGTGGCTATCGAGACGTGTGTGAATCCATCAAGAATTGCCAGCACGTTCGATAGAAACGGGCCCTTCGCGAAGTGAAGGCCAAGCAGCTTCGGTATTTGGTCGACCACGATCACGATGGCGATGCCCGCCTTGAACCCGACCAATACCGGCTCCGAAATAAAGCTGGCCAGGTAGCCAAGCCGCAACACGGAGGCCGCTATCAGCACGATGCCAACCAGCAGCGCCAGCGTTGCCGTGGCAATCAACATTTGCGTGGGGTCGCCGTCCGGTACGGCGCGATCCAGGGCTGTCGCGGTAAGGATGGCGAGCGTTGTCGTGGTGCTGACACTAAGCGGCCGGGATGTGCCAAGGAAGGCGTAGACAAGCATCGGCACAAACGCGGTGTACAGCCCGACCTGAACCGGTAACCCCGCTACGGCG containing:
- a CDS encoding isocitrate lyase/PEP mutase family protein; this translates as MKHTLNTQLAAGAVLAPGIYDALSALIAEQAGFDALYLSGASIAYTRLGRSDIGLTTYSEVEDTLARITERVATPVIVDADTGFGNALNTQRTVRGFERAGAAMIQLEDQTFPKRCGHLDGKTVIPAAEMCGKLRAAVDARVDASTLILARTDAVAVDGLEAALDRAEAYLEAGADALFIEALRTPEQMQAACARFAARVPLLANMVEGGKTPVQSADALTALGFRIVIFPGGTARAVAHTLQGYYGSLRQHGTTAPWQGKMLDFDGLNTVIGTPELLEQGRRYEG
- a CDS encoding SulP family inorganic anion transporter, with the protein product MPSDLPSTSPIKDDVTAGLTTAAVVIPKALAYAAVAGLPVQVGLYTAFVPMLVYAFLGTSRPLSVSTTTTLAILTATALDRAVPDGDPTQMLIATATLALLVGIVLIAASVLRLGYLASFISEPVLVGFKAGIAIVIVVDQIPKLLGLHFAKGPFLSNVLAILDGFTHVSIATTAVGAITLGLLLVLERFMPRVPAPLVTVAIAIAATSMFGLGDLGVQTVGHVPTGLPSLTLPDASLLGELWPMALGIALMSFTETIAAGRAFAKAGEALPNANRELLATGFSNAGGAFFGAMPAGGGTSQTAVNRRAGARTQAAECVTAGVTLGVMLLLAPLIGAMPHATLAAVVIIYSVGLFDPAEFRAIARVRRTELIWALVALAGVVLLGTLQGILVAIIVSLIALAHQVSNPPLHRLLRKPNTNLFRPASPDHPDDEVLEGILLLRPEGRVFFVNADNIGQKINQLITATRPKVVVLDMGSVFDIEYTALKMMSDAERRLRRDGVQLWLANLTPGVLATVRRSPLGETLGTDGLFQTLEEAVHKFQDARLHAA